The DNA segment AAAACCTTGAAGCCTTGACGCAGGCAGGGGCTGAGATCGTATATATTGACTCGCTGAAAGACAGGATACTGCCGGAAATTGATGGCCTTTACATCGGTGGCGGTTTCCCTGAGCTTCACCTCGAAGAGTTGTGGGACAATAGGTCTCTCATGAACGATATTGTCGTTGCAATCGAAGGCGGTCTCACAGTCTATGCCGAATGCGCAGGGCTTATGTATCTCAGCAGAGGGATAAGGACAAATGGCAAACTATACAAAATGGCAGGCATCATACCATCCGAAGCAGAGTTGTCCAGGCGGCCATTCGGACACGGATACGTAGAGGCGGAAATCGTTCATGAGAACCCTTTCTTTCCCATGGGTACCATATTGCGCGGTCATGAGTTTCACCATTCAAAACTTTCCAGCGTCAATGACCTTCGATGCGCCATAAGAATTAAAAGAGGTTATGGAATCAACGGCACAGTTGATGGTATTGTTTACAAGAATATGTTTGCCGCATATACACATCTCCATGCCCTCGGTACACCGGAATGGGCTGATGCTTTCGTATCTTCTGTATTGAAACATAAGAAATATGCTTACAAAGAAATTACAAAGGAGGGTCTATGGCAGCAGTCTGTCCAGTATGTAAAGTAGAAGTTGAAGAGAAAAAGGCACGAGGGACAAGCAGCTACAAAGAGCAGACTTACTATTTCTGCAGCAAGGCCTGTAAGAAAAAATTCGACGAGGAACCTGAAAAATACACAAAAAAGGGTAAATAGCCCGCATAGCGGGCGAGAAGGGGTGGCTCCGACAGCTCCGCTGATGGAGGGGGCGACGTGAGCCCCATAAATTGAAATAGGAGGTAATACATGGCAAAGACAACCCTTGGCGGAATTGAAATGGAGATTGATGAGGACGGTTTTATACAGGAACCGGATAAATGGAATAAGGAGATCGCAGAGGACATCGCAAAACTGGAAAGCGCTTACCCCATGACTGAAGAGCACTGGAAATTAGTGAACTACCTGAGGGATTATTTTTTGAAGTATGAAATTGCCCCACCAATAAGAATGCTTGTCAAACAGACAGGAATCGATTTAAAAAGAATCTATCAATTATTCCCTGGAGGTCCGGCAAAAGGGGCATGTAAGATAGCCGGGTTACCCAAACCCACAGGATGCGTGTAAAACCTAAGGGGTCAAGGGGTCAAGGGGCCAAGGGTTCAAGTGTTTCGGAAACCCCTCGGACCCTGGAACCCTGGAACCCTGGAACCCTTTTTTTATGAAAATCTTCTTGGCTATCCTCACCTATTTCTCATACACCTTCATCATCGCCATGTATACCATCAAGGCGGTAAAATACTTGAAGCTGCCTACACATCTCAGGTGGGAGCTCTACCCTGTTATGCATGAAGAAAAATATCGGTACGGGGGTTCGTATTTCGAGCAGGTGGACTGGTGGACAAGAATACGGCAAAAACGTTATTTGCGTGGATTTCTATTTTTACTCAAAGAGTACTTTGTCCTTAATGAATATTTTCAAAAAAACAAAACCTACTGGTACTTTCTCTATCCATGGCATATAGGGTTCATTCTGATCATTACCTTCCATATGCTCTGCTTTTTCGGGGCGGTTGCCATGGTTTTCGGCATTACAATATCATCATCGTCGCAAAGTATGACAGGCATCGTATTTTATTATGCTATCCTCTTTACCGGGGTTGTGAGTTTCGTTACTGGTGCATTCGGGAGTGTTGGCTTACTGATAAAAAGGATCTATGATGAAAATCTAAAACAGTATGCTACGCCCCTGCATTACTTTACCTATATTTTCACCTTTATAGTTTTTATCAGTGGACTCTATGCATGGTATTTTATAGACCCGACATTGTCCGAATACAGGGAATTCTGGAAAGGTCTCATTACATTTAAATTCATTGATGTAGAATTTGGTGCAGCAGCGCATATCATACTCTTCAACCTTTTTCTCGTTTACCTCCCCTATACACGGTCTATGCATTATATCACGAGATTCTTTGCATTTTATTTGATCAGATGGGATGATGAACCTAACATCAGAGGCAGTAAACTTGAACGCAAATTACAGGCACTTTTGAATCAAAAGGTTTCCTGGTCAGCACTACATATCAAATCGGGAAAAACGTGGGGCGAACAGGTTGAAGAACCGAAGATGCGAAGTTGAGAGGATAAGAAGTTGAGAAAACAGGCAAAAATATGCAGATAGAAGATATAAGTAAAAAGAGCGAACAACTGATCAGGATAAAACCTGAAGACCTCATGCCCCTTCCCTGTCCTTACGATACACCCGATGCAGACCCGGCCATTAGAGAACTGACTCAGGATCAAAAGAATCGTTATGAAGCTTCTCTTGACGGCGTCCTCGCCATAGGCATACCCAAACCCGAAACAAAAGAAAAAGAAGAAGAGCTTATAAAAAAATTCCTTTCAGGTCTTGCCAAACTCCTCACAAAAGAAAACAACTGGACATTTCTCCAGCCCCTCTTGCATTCACTTGAGTATTGTGTCAAATGTCAGATTTGTAATGATTCATGTCCTACCTATGTGGCAAGCGGAAAACAGGAAATTTACCGGCCTACATACCGTCCGGAGATATTGCGCCGCATTATCAATAAATACCTGAAAAAGCAAAGCATCCTATCCTTGAAACTGACAGGAAGCGATATTGAGCTTAACTGGACACTCATTGCAAGGCTCGCCGAGCTTGCATACCGGTGCACCCTTTGCAGACGGTGTGCTCAGATATGCCCTCTGGGGGTGGACAATGGCCTTATAAGCCACGAGATAAGAAAAATATTCAGTCAGGAGATGGGAATAGCCCCGAAAGAATTACATGAATCCGGAACTGTTCAACAATTAAAGGCCGGATCTTCTACTGGTATCGCACCAAAGGCATTGGTCAATATTATAAGCTTTATGGAAGATGAAATAGAGGAAAAAACGGGTAAGAAAATCAAGATTCCCGTTGATAAAGAAGGGGCGGACATCCTCCTTCTCCATAACGCAGGGGAATTCATGGCATGGCCGGAAAACACAGAGGCCTTTGCTATTATCTTCGAAGCTGCCGGATTAAACTGGACCCTTTCGAGTGAGCTTGTTGGATATGATGCGGTGAATTATGGTGTCTGGTATGATGACTTCCAGTTTGCAAAGATCGCACTAAGACATGCCGAGGTTGCAAAGACATTAAAGGTAAAGAAAATATCTGTCGGTGAATGCGGTCATGCCCATAAGGCAATGATGGTCATTGCTGACAGGATATTAACGGGAGATTTGAATATACCGAGAGAAAGCGCCATTCCCTTACTGGCAGACCTCGTCATGAATAATAAAATTAAGCTTGACCCGGGCAGAAATAACTTCCCTATCACACTCCATGATCCATGTAATATGGTAAGGCTCATGGGCATCGTAGAACCACAGAGGCAGATTTTACGTAAAATCTGCCCGCAGTTCCGGGAAATGGAGCCTCATGGAGTGGAAAATTACTGCTGCGGTGGTGGAAGCGGCTTCGCAATTATGCAATCGATGAATTTTCCTGACTGGAGAAGCGCAATATCGGGGCGCGTAAAACTGAAGCAGGTCCTCGAAACCTTCCAGGATGTTATTTCACCCGGTATCCCAAAGTATGTTTGCGCACCCTGTTCAAACTGTAAAGGGCAGATAAGGGATCTTTTCAATTATTATTCTGTTTTTGAAAAGTGCAACATCTTTTATGGCGGGCTTGTCGAGTTGATAGCTAATGCAATGGTGGATATAAAAAAACCTTTTATTGAGTGGGAATGGCATTAGTCGCAGGCTTGAGCCTGCGAGTGTTGAGTTGACAAAGGAAGGTACGTTATGGATAACCCGAAAGGTAAAGTAATTATACTGGGGTCTGAATATGTTGGTCGGGGTGATGATATCCTTGGATTTGAAATCCTTATGACCCTTCTCGATGCCCTTGCAAAACGTGATGACAGACCTCGTGCAATAATATTCTGGAACACGGCTGTAAAACTTTTAGTGGAAGGCTCGCCTGCCATTACAAGGCTAAAAACCCTTGAAGAAAAAGGCGTTACCATTCTTGCAGGAAGATTCTGCCTGGTGGATTTATGCATTGCCGACACGGTCGCCGTCGGCAAGGCCGCTTCAATGGATGAAATCCTCGACCTTATGCTGAATAACGAAGTCATAAATCTGTAACAGCCTTAATCACAAACGGTGATTTCATGAAAATTGAGCCGGTAAGAAAACCCTTTGAATTATGCCCTTTGAATGAACTGCTCGAAAAAAGTGCAAGATCATTCCCTTCCCGTATTGCCCTCAGAAAAAGGGAAAAACAGGGGTGGAATGCATATACCTATGGACAATTTATTGATGCCGTAAAGAAGGTTGCGGGATTTCTCAGATACAGCGGTTATCAGAAGGGCGATCTTATCGGCATCCTTGGAGATAACTGTCCTGAATGGATCATGTGTTTTATGGCTGTACAATGGATTGGCGGAATCGCCGTTCCCCTCGACACCCGGGCAAAGGAATTTGAACACAGTCACATAATAACCCACTCCGGCATAAAAGCCTTATTCAGCAATACACGCTACCTCGAAGGAATCAAGAACATTAAGCCTCAACTTTTTTTGATATCCATGGATAAAAATAATGCCTATCCCGATCTCCCCGATATTTTCAACAAATTCGATAGTTATTCTGAACGGGAAGAACTGCATATTAGCGAGACAGCCGTGATTTTTTATACATCAGGAACTACCGGCAATCAAAAGGGGGTTGTTCTATCTCATCGGAATATTGTATCCGATATAAATTCTATTTATCAATCAGTCATCTTTGACGAAAACGACCGGTTCTTTTCAGTATTACCTATATCCCATGCATATGAAAATACCGCAGGCAACCTTCTTCCGCTCAGCGTTGGTGCATCAATCACCTATTCGCAACCGTTAAAGCCAAGAGAAATGCTTGAAGATATTCAGGATGCCAAACCCACAATCATGCTCGCTGTCCCGCTCCTTCTGGAGAAACTTCTCGCGGGTATTCGTAAAAAAATGGACAATGTGCCCCTGCACATCAAGGGCCTTTTGGGATTGATCAAGGGGTCTGCCACAATTTTAAATGCATGCCGACAAGGCCTGGGAGGCCGGCTTCTTTACAAAAATATACGGGGAAAGATGGGGTTAGAAAATTTGAGGTTCTTTGTCTCAGGAGGCGCAGCACTATCGCCGTGGGTTCAGAAAGGTATGGAAGGATTCGGCTTTGTGGTTTTACAGGGCTATGGACTTACCGAAGCATCACCCGTTGCTACAGTGAACCCGCCCCATAAGCAAAAAACCGGTAGTGTTGGACCTGCCATTCCTGACACAGAAATAAAAATTATTGATCCAGACGCTGAAGGAATAGGAGAGATTGCAATTAAAGGCCCAAATGTCTTTAAAAAATACTATAAAAACGAAGGCGCAACGAAGGATGTCTTTTTGCCCGACGGGTTTTTCTTGACAGGCGATATCGGCTATATCGACGAAGAAGGCTTCCTCTATATAACAGGCAGGAAAAAATCGGTGATTATTACGCGAAGCGGTCTCAACATCTTTCCCGAAGAGATTGAAAGCATTATACTTGAATCACCTTTCGTTGAAGAAATTCTTGTTATAAAAGGACAAAACCGCATCACGGGCGATGAAGAAGCCCATGCCGTAATCTATCCGAACTTTGATGCAATCGATGAATATTATTCAGATAATAAAACTGTTACCTGGCCAGATGAGCAGTTAAAGATACTCCTGCAGAGAGAAATCGACGAGAGAAGCAAAAAACTTGCTGATTACAAAAAAATCCGTAGCCTTACCTTACGGAACGAGGAATTCCCCAAAACATCTACAAACAAGATTAAACGTTATTTATTCGAAAGTTAAAACTGAAATTTAAAATTTCATTGTTATAGGGCGGGTTTCTGGTATATCATGAATCCACATGATGCATGCTATCAAGACACGCCTGAAAATATTACTCATTGTCTTCTTTTCTCTCATTGTCGCCGGCACAATCGGTTTTATGGCAATTGAAGACAGATCTCTCCTTGATGCAGCCTATTACGTCATTGTAACTGTGGCTACGGTGGGATATGGAGACATTCACCCTGTAACGCCGGCAGGTAAACTATTCGCAATTGTCCTGATTATAACGGGTGTAGGTATTTTTCTGGGCGTTATTGCAAATGTCACGGAAATCATGCTCGCCAAAAGAGAGATTGAAAGCCGCATGGAGAAGCTTAACATGGTCATTGGCGTCTTTTTCAGTGAGGTGGGAATGAAGCTTTTATCCACCTTCACCGGCTATGACCCCAATTTCGAGAAGATACGGGAAGAACTGGTCGTGAAGGCAACATGGACTGATGAAAATTTTTTGGCTGTCAGCAAGGACCTCAAAAATTATGACTATAGTGTCGATATCCATCTTGTTGACCTTGAAGGCATGAGAACATTTCTCCTCGATAAAAGGGGGTTTTTATTGGGCTTGCTGGAAAATCCTGTACTGCTGGAACACCAGTCTTTTACAGACTTGCTCAGGGCAGTATTCCATGTTCTTGAAGAACTTTCTTCCAGAGATAATTTAACGGATCTCCCGGAAAGTGACAAAACGCACCTGGCAGGTGATATCAAAAGGGCTTATAATTTTCTCATTAACGAATGGCTCGATTACATGCAGTATCTGAAAAACAATTACCCGTACCTCTTTTCTCTCGCCATGCGAACCAACCCCTTTGACCACAGCGCCTCCATTATCATTAAGTAATAAACGGTCGTTCCGTATTGGCCTTTCTTATGTACACAACGCAAAGCTCACCCATCAACTTTGGTGTCCACTAAAAGGGGCCTGTTGCCCAAATATACATATAACAATAATAATGGAATATGAGCAGGAAGAACTTTGCAGCTCCTTCGTCGCTGGAACCCGTTTCGCGAGTCGCGCCTTCGAGCATTTTTGGGTACCCACTCGGCGAGAATAAACGCCCCGAAGGGCAATGTTGCTCGACAATGCTCGCAATGAAACCGTACGCATGTCTGAGTCCCGTTATTTCGGGACGAATTTGCGAAATTGAGTGAAATTCGAGCCTCGGGTACCCGCTTGCGGGTGCGGTAAAAAGCGCAGCGAAGCAGGGAGCGTAAGGTTTAATTGCGAACACGGTGAGCAACAACAGTGTTCCTGCGAAAACAATGTTTGGGCAACAGGCCCAAAGCATCTTACATCACATAAACAGGGTCAATATCAGCTCCGGCTTGACTCTTGTGTTGAAAAAATCAGACCACTCTTAAAAGTAAAAATGCTATAATAGCGAGGGAAGAGTAAAAATCATGAGGAGGGCTATTTATGATAATGAAGCATATTGACGGAGACGACAAAGTAAAATTGTCTCTGTATACTCTGAGCACCTGCATCTGGTGCAAAATGACGAAAAAGCTTCTCAGCGATCTCGGTGTAGGTTACGACTATGTGGACATGGACAGCCTCGAAGGGGAAGAGAAGGAAAAAACCCTGGAAGACCTGAAGCGCTGGAATCCGAGATGCTCATTCCCTTCCCTCGTAATCAATAATGAAACATGCATAGTCGGTTATGATGATAAAAGGATCAAGGAAGCGATGGGACGATGATTCACGAAAACGAAATTGACCCAAAAGATGTCGATACGCTCTACGAAAAACTATCAAAAGACGCCGGATCATCAGGATACTACCTCAACCCTGACATAGAATTTACAAAAGCGCTTATCAGCGGTCTCATTACCAACCAGAAAAGGTATGGATATTCTTCATGTCCATGCAGGCTTGCCGCTGGAAATAAAGCAGACGACCTCGACATTATATGCCCCTGTGATTACAGGGACCAGGACCTCAACGAATACGGCGCCTGTTATTGTGCCCTCTATGTTTCTAAGGCGGTTGTCGGCGGGGAGAGGAAAGTCTCTCCCATCCCAGAGAGGAGACCACCAATAGAAGAGAGGAAAAAGGGCAAAGCGAATAATCCTAAGGGTGTTAACCCCTCTCTATCCTATCCTGTCTGGAGATGCAAGGTATGCGGATACTTATGTGCCAGAGAAAATCCTCCTGAGGTGTGTCCCATATGCAAGGCAAAACAGGAAAGATTCGAGAGGTTCATATAAACACTGGGTTACCGCAACACAACAACTGATTATGAGCTTACAGGACAAAATAAAACAAAAGAAAAAGGCAATCTCCGAGAGATGTTTTAACCTCATTGCCGGCACCTACCCTCCCGCAACATCTCAACTATTAAAACGGGAAAAAGACAGATTTTTAAATCCAGTTGGATATACCATACAAAATGAAATAGAGACCATTTTCGACGAGCTTACAGGGGAAATGAATTCAAACAAATTACATACGGCGCTCGAAAGCATCATTAAGATAAGAGCGGTTCAGGATTTTACTCCATCTGAAGCCATTGGGTTCGTTTTTCTCCTCAAGGAGGCGGTAAGGGAAGAAACGACGAAAGACAGGTTTCAAGGGGTCAGGGGTCAGGGGTCAGGGGTCAAAGATAATGAGGCAGAAATATTTGAAGAATTGCTTGAGTTTGAACAGAGAATAGACAGAATTGCATTGATGGCCTTTGATATATATATGGAGTGCCGCGAAAAAATATATGAAATAAAGACTAAAGAAATAGAACTAAGAGTGAAGGTAAATTATGGAAAATAAAAACTCAACACGCAACACGCAACACTCAAAACAGATTCTCGGCCTTGTCGGTTCTCCCCGCAAACTCGGCAATTGTGAGGTATTTATCAAAGAGATATCCAGCAAAATAGAGGTTCCTCATGAGCTGAACCTCATAAGGTTGCCTTCACTGAATATACTCCCCTGCCATGCCTGTTATGGGTGTATCATGGGAAACCCATGTCCGAATAAAGACGATATGGATTTTCTGCTGGAATCAATCACACGATCCGATGCAATCCTTGTTGCTACACCGGTCTATTATCTCGGCGCTCACAGCATCTTTAAAAGGATACTCGACAGGGGATTCCTTTTTTACAATTATATTGAAAAAACCTACAATAAACCTTGCATTCTTATAAATATTTACGGCATTGAAGACAGAATAGGCATCTCTCCGCAAACGCTGATGACCTTCGCATCATTCCTCTGTTTAAACATTAAAGAAAGCGCGAACATTAAAGCAGCTCTTCCAGGCGAAATTCTGATGGACACAGGGAACAGGCAAAAGGCAGAAACATTGGCCGGAATGTTGTTTTCCGATAAAGAGGTAAAGAGTAAATCCGGTTGCCCTTATTGCGGGTGCGACATTGTAAGAATAGAAAAAGAAAGATTCATTTGCACATTGTGTCACAGTCATTTTTTCGTGGACAATCAGGGAAGTAGATTTAAAATAAAAGACGGGGGTATATTAGGACCCCCTGAACATATGAACACCCACAGGGAATGGCTGAAGGGGATGAAAAACAGGTTTCTTGAAAAAAGGAAGGAAATACTTAAAAATTCCATTCCCTACAAAGACATGGGTAAATGGATCGAACCAAACAAAAGCAGTAAGGAGTAAGGAATGAGGAGTTAAAAACCCTTGACCCCTCGAACCCTTGACCCCTCGAACCCTTGACCCCTCGAACCCTGTTTTTTTGTCTGCTACGCTGTATATTCCCTTAAATCAACTGTGTAACCGAGGTCTCTTAACTCTTTCATGATGGAGGTTGCGTCATCCGTTTCAAGATGCAGCACAAGGTCAAATTTGTCCTGATCTGGTGGAATCCAGAATGTTTTTACCTTTAAGCCTGCTTTGATTATTACATCCATAACCTTATGAGATTCTTCTCTTGCTCCGGCGCCATAAACAATGATACGTGTACCGGTGGCTCCAATCCCCAAAAGCGGGTAGAGTATTTTATTGAAGGCGTCCGTTGAGGATATTATGCCTATAAGCCTGTCCCCTTCAACCACAGGGAGACAGCCAACCTTATTCTTTTGTGCTATAGCCACTGCTTTCTCGATAGTCGTGTCCGGTGAAACAGTCAAAACATTCGTTTTCATAATTTCTTTTACGGTAAGTTTTGACATGAGATAAAAAAGCTGTCTCTGGTTTGCTGGTGTCGCTGTAGAAGGGCTCGCTTTCAGAATATCATCTTTTGTGATCAGTCCAACTAACATCCCCTTGTCAACAACCGGTAATCTGCCGATCCCGTGAAACACCATAATTCTCTCCGCATCAAGCGCATAAGTATCGCTGGAAACTGTAACTACATTGTAAACCATTATGTCTTTTACTAACATGATTCCCTCTCATTTATTTATTTTTTTGGTAAATATTTAGATTTTTTTTCCTTTGGTGTCAAGATGTTTATTAAATTTTACTGATAACCTTTGACGCTTTCCTCAATTTCTTCGGGAGTTTTCTCGGGTTACCTTTTTTCCTGACAGAATATGCCTCTTCCTCGACCGCTTCTTCATCCTTGCTGATACCCACTTGAAAAATCATCATTTCCAGTTTGGCCGGTACAACAAAGGCAACCCCGTATCTTTTTGCCTCATCAATTATAGCACGATCAGAGGTTACTATGACCATACCTGCCTTCTTCTCGCGTATCCACCCTATCATGACATCGTCAGCAGTCTCATTCTCCCTCGAATATACAACGTCAATACCCTTATAATTCTCTCTTTGCCTTCCAGTGGAAAAGCTATTGTAGGCGTCAAAAACAACGGTTATTCTCATACCTTTTTGTTTCTTATATTGAACAAATTTATCCAGGAAAACCCTCCGGATCATATCCATATTTGTATCAGCCGGTATACTTGAAGACCTTATTCTGTGTATATAATTATATCCATCGATGATTATGTGAGGCATGGCTTCTTATAATAGTCCTTAAAAACCCTATCCAGAACACCGTTGATAAAATTTCCGGAGTCTTCATTTCCATACTTTTTTGCCAGCTCTATCGCTTCATCAATGGCAACTTTGGGAGGAACATCATCAGAGAACAGCATCTCATAAATACCGATTCTCAAAATGTTTTTATCAACAAAGGCGATTCTGTTGATCTTCCAATGCTCACTGGCATCCTGAATATATGTGTCTATAATTTCCCTATCCTTTTTGACGCCAAGCATCAACGATTCGGCATAATCGACTACATCCTGCTGATAGGGAAAGATATTGCAGTAATTTTCTAATGCAAGCTCTGGATTTGAACTGTTGGTTTCTAACTGATACAGCATCCTCAAAGCTAATTCCCTGGATTTTCTTCTGCGCACAAAGCATTATCCTTTATAAGATTCACCATCTCAATGGCGGTAATGGCTGCATCATATCCTTTATTCCCGGACTTTGTACCGGCCCTTTCTATTGCCTGTTCA comes from the Pseudomonadota bacterium genome and includes:
- a CDS encoding YHS domain-containing protein, whose amino-acid sequence is MAAVCPVCKVEVEEKKARGTSSYKEQTYYFCSKACKKKFDEEPEKYTKKGK
- a CDS encoding TusE/DsrC/DsvC family sulfur relay protein; this encodes MAKTTLGGIEMEIDEDGFIQEPDKWNKEIAEDIAKLESAYPMTEEHWKLVNYLRDYFLKYEIAPPIRMLVKQTGIDLKRIYQLFPGGPAKGACKIAGLPKPTGCV
- a CDS encoding respiratory nitrate reductase subunit gamma, with amino-acid sequence MKIFLAILTYFSYTFIIAMYTIKAVKYLKLPTHLRWELYPVMHEEKYRYGGSYFEQVDWWTRIRQKRYLRGFLFLLKEYFVLNEYFQKNKTYWYFLYPWHIGFILIITFHMLCFFGAVAMVFGITISSSSQSMTGIVFYYAILFTGVVSFVTGAFGSVGLLIKRIYDENLKQYATPLHYFTYIFTFIVFISGLYAWYFIDPTLSEYREFWKGLITFKFIDVEFGAAAHIILFNLFLVYLPYTRSMHYITRFFAFYLIRWDDEPNIRGSKLERKLQALLNQKVSWSALHIKSGKTWGEQVEEPKMRS
- a CDS encoding (Fe-S)-binding protein — its product is MQIEDISKKSEQLIRIKPEDLMPLPCPYDTPDADPAIRELTQDQKNRYEASLDGVLAIGIPKPETKEKEEELIKKFLSGLAKLLTKENNWTFLQPLLHSLEYCVKCQICNDSCPTYVASGKQEIYRPTYRPEILRRIINKYLKKQSILSLKLTGSDIELNWTLIARLAELAYRCTLCRRCAQICPLGVDNGLISHEIRKIFSQEMGIAPKELHESGTVQQLKAGSSTGIAPKALVNIISFMEDEIEEKTGKKIKIPVDKEGADILLLHNAGEFMAWPENTEAFAIIFEAAGLNWTLSSELVGYDAVNYGVWYDDFQFAKIALRHAEVAKTLKVKKISVGECGHAHKAMMVIADRILTGDLNIPRESAIPLLADLVMNNKIKLDPGRNNFPITLHDPCNMVRLMGIVEPQRQILRKICPQFREMEPHGVENYCCGGGSGFAIMQSMNFPDWRSAISGRVKLKQVLETFQDVISPGIPKYVCAPCSNCKGQIRDLFNYYSVFEKCNIFYGGLVELIANAMVDIKKPFIEWEWH
- a CDS encoding AMP-binding protein, with translation MKIEPVRKPFELCPLNELLEKSARSFPSRIALRKREKQGWNAYTYGQFIDAVKKVAGFLRYSGYQKGDLIGILGDNCPEWIMCFMAVQWIGGIAVPLDTRAKEFEHSHIITHSGIKALFSNTRYLEGIKNIKPQLFLISMDKNNAYPDLPDIFNKFDSYSEREELHISETAVIFYTSGTTGNQKGVVLSHRNIVSDINSIYQSVIFDENDRFFSVLPISHAYENTAGNLLPLSVGASITYSQPLKPREMLEDIQDAKPTIMLAVPLLLEKLLAGIRKKMDNVPLHIKGLLGLIKGSATILNACRQGLGGRLLYKNIRGKMGLENLRFFVSGGAALSPWVQKGMEGFGFVVLQGYGLTEASPVATVNPPHKQKTGSVGPAIPDTEIKIIDPDAEGIGEIAIKGPNVFKKYYKNEGATKDVFLPDGFFLTGDIGYIDEEGFLYITGRKKSVIITRSGLNIFPEEIESIILESPFVEEILVIKGQNRITGDEEAHAVIYPNFDAIDEYYSDNKTVTWPDEQLKILLQREIDERSKKLADYKKIRSLTLRNEEFPKTSTNKIKRYLFES
- a CDS encoding potassium channel family protein, with amino-acid sequence MMHAIKTRLKILLIVFFSLIVAGTIGFMAIEDRSLLDAAYYVIVTVATVGYGDIHPVTPAGKLFAIVLIITGVGIFLGVIANVTEIMLAKREIESRMEKLNMVIGVFFSEVGMKLLSTFTGYDPNFEKIREELVVKATWTDENFLAVSKDLKNYDYSVDIHLVDLEGMRTFLLDKRGFLLGLLENPVLLEHQSFTDLLRAVFHVLEELSSRDNLTDLPESDKTHLAGDIKRAYNFLINEWLDYMQYLKNNYPYLFSLAMRTNPFDHSASIIIK
- a CDS encoding glutaredoxin family protein, yielding MIMKHIDGDDKVKLSLYTLSTCIWCKMTKKLLSDLGVGYDYVDMDSLEGEEKEKTLEDLKRWNPRCSFPSLVINNETCIVGYDDKRIKEAMGR
- a CDS encoding ferredoxin:glutaredoxin reductase, producing the protein MIHENEIDPKDVDTLYEKLSKDAGSSGYYLNPDIEFTKALISGLITNQKRYGYSSCPCRLAAGNKADDLDIICPCDYRDQDLNEYGACYCALYVSKAVVGGERKVSPIPERRPPIEERKKGKANNPKGVNPSLSYPVWRCKVCGYLCARENPPEVCPICKAKQERFERFI
- a CDS encoding RsbRD N-terminal domain-containing protein, translated to MPEKILLRCVPYARQNRKDSRGSYKHWVTATQQLIMSLQDKIKQKKKAISERCFNLIAGTYPPATSQLLKREKDRFLNPVGYTIQNEIETIFDELTGEMNSNKLHTALESIIKIRAVQDFTPSEAIGFVFLLKEAVREETTKDRFQGVRGQGSGVKDNEAEIFEELLEFEQRIDRIALMAFDIYMECREKIYEIKTKEIELRVKVNYGK
- a CDS encoding flavodoxin family protein codes for the protein MENKNSTRNTQHSKQILGLVGSPRKLGNCEVFIKEISSKIEVPHELNLIRLPSLNILPCHACYGCIMGNPCPNKDDMDFLLESITRSDAILVATPVYYLGAHSIFKRILDRGFLFYNYIEKTYNKPCILINIYGIEDRIGISPQTLMTFASFLCLNIKESANIKAALPGEILMDTGNRQKAETLAGMLFSDKEVKSKSGCPYCGCDIVRIEKERFICTLCHSHFFVDNQGSRFKIKDGGILGPPEHMNTHREWLKGMKNRFLEKRKEILKNSIPYKDMGKWIEPNKSSKE
- a CDS encoding CBS domain-containing protein, encoding MLVKDIMVYNVVTVSSDTYALDAERIMVFHGIGRLPVVDKGMLVGLITKDDILKASPSTATPANQRQLFYLMSKLTVKEIMKTNVLTVSPDTTIEKAVAIAQKNKVGCLPVVEGDRLIGIISSTDAFNKILYPLLGIGATGTRIIVYGAGAREESHKVMDVIIKAGLKVKTFWIPPDQDKFDLVLHLETDDATSIMKELRDLGYTVDLREYTA
- a CDS encoding NYN domain-containing protein, whose translation is MPHIIIDGYNYIHRIRSSSIPADTNMDMIRRVFLDKFVQYKKQKGMRITVVFDAYNSFSTGRQRENYKGIDVVYSRENETADDVMIGWIREKKAGMVIVTSDRAIIDEAKRYGVAFVVPAKLEMMIFQVGISKDEEAVEEEAYSVRKKGNPRKLPKKLRKASKVISKI
- the nusB gene encoding transcription antitermination factor NusB → MRRRKSRELALRMLYQLETNSSNPELALENYCNIFPYQQDVVDYAESLMLGVKKDREIIDTYIQDASEHWKINRIAFVDKNILRIGIYEMLFSDDVPPKVAIDEAIELAKKYGNEDSGNFINGVLDRVFKDYYKKPCLT